Proteins from one Lonchura striata isolate bLonStr1 chromosome 6, bLonStr1.mat, whole genome shotgun sequence genomic window:
- the ASCL2 gene encoding achaete-scute homolog 2, protein MNGGALPPLPPAAPRGRRRPASPELLRCKRRLAFAALPGTGAAAAAAVARRNERERNRVRLVNLGFAALRQHVPHGAASKKMSKVETLRSAVEYIRALQRLLDEHDAAASFPDGRGRVAVGEVGGGGGGYSSASPSFASSAPGSPCSSEESGYDAALSPEERELLDFTSWLGSY, encoded by the coding sequence ATGAACGGCGGGGCtctgccgccgctgccccccgccgcgccccgcggccgccggcggCCCGCCTCCCCCGAGCTGCTGCGCTGCAAGCGCCGCCTGGCCTTCGCCGCCCTGCCGGGcaccggggcggcggcggcggccgccgtgGCCCGGCGGAACGAGCGGGAGCGCAACCGCGTGCGGCTCGTCAACCTGGGCTTCGCCGCCCTCCGCCAGCACGTCCCCCACGGCGCCGCCAGCAAGAAGATGAGCAAGGTGGAGACCCTCCGCTCCGCCGTCGAGTACATCCGCGCCCTGCAGCGGCTCCTCGACGAGCACGACGCCGCCGCCTCTTTCCCCGACGGTCGCGGGCGGGTGGCCGTCGGGGAAGTtggcggtggcggcggcggctACTCCTCCGCTTCTCCCTCCTTCGCCTCCTCCGCGCCCGGCTCGCCGTGCTCCTCCGAGGAGAGCGGCTACGACGCGGCGCTCAGCCCCGAGGAGCGGGAGCTGCTGGACTTCACCAGCTGGCTGGGGAGCTACTGA